In a genomic window of Sutcliffiella sp. FSL R7-0096:
- a CDS encoding hemolysin III family protein, translating to MAQTHTFSKGEEIANSITHGIGILTSVAALVLLIVYSSINGTALHVLTFIIYGVTMLLLYTASTLLHALPKGKAKNVFEILDHSSIYFFIAGSYTPITLIVMNGALGWTLFGIVWALAIGGTVFKVFFVKRFVFASTLLYVLMGWLAVFGWGEITAKVNSTGIAFLVLGGVVYSVGAIFYVWRAFPYHHAVWHLFVLGGTVLHFFFVLLYVLPVQ from the coding sequence ATGGCTCAAACGCATACGTTTTCTAAAGGCGAGGAAATCGCCAATTCCATCACGCATGGAATCGGTATATTAACCAGTGTAGCTGCACTTGTGTTACTCATTGTTTACTCTTCCATAAATGGAACAGCCCTTCATGTTCTTACGTTCATCATTTATGGAGTAACCATGCTTTTGCTATACACAGCCTCCACCCTTTTGCATGCCCTGCCAAAAGGAAAAGCGAAGAACGTCTTTGAGATCTTAGATCACTCTTCCATTTACTTTTTCATTGCCGGCAGTTACACCCCCATCACCCTCATTGTGATGAATGGGGCTTTGGGATGGACGCTTTTCGGGATAGTATGGGCATTGGCTATTGGAGGTACGGTGTTCAAGGTCTTCTTTGTAAAAAGATTTGTCTTCGCATCGACACTATTATATGTCCTGATGGGGTGGCTGGCCGTGTTCGGCTGGGGAGAAATCACAGCTAAGGTCAATTCTACCGGTATCGCCTTCCTAGTATTGGGAGGGGTTGTCTACAGTGTGGGAGCCATTTTTTATGTATGGCGCGCTTTCCCTTATCATCATGCGGTGTGGCACTTATTTGTACTAGGCGGCACAGTCTTGCATTTCTTTTTCGTCTTATTATATGTTCTCCCTGTTCAATAG
- a CDS encoding ATP-binding cassette domain-containing protein, whose translation MLTVTNIGLRYGDRKLFEDVNIKFTPGNCYGLIGANGAGKSTFLKILSGEVEAQTGDVHMNPGERMAILKQNHFEYEEHEVLKVVIMGHSRLYEVMQEKDAIYMKEDFSDEDGMRAAELEGEFAELNGWEAESEAAILLKGLGISEDLHTKKMADITGGEKVKVLLAQALFGKPDVLLLDEPTNHLDLKAIQWLEEFLINFENTVIVVSHDRHFLNKVCTHIADLDYGKIQIYVGNYDFWYESSQLATRLASDANRKKEEKIKELQAFIARFSANASKSKQATSRKKLLDKISLDDIKPSSRRYPYVNFTPEREIGNDLLRVEGLTKTIDGVKVLDNVSFIMNKDDKIALVGGNEISNTTLLKIISGEMEPDSGTYKWGITTSQAYFPRDNSSYFEGVDMNLVDWLRQYSPNDQTESFLRGFLGRMLFSGEEVMKKASVLSGGEKVRCMLSKMMLSGSNVLLLDDPTNHLDLESITALNNGLISFKGSMIFTSHDHQFIETIANRIIEITPKGLVDKQMTYDEYLEDATVQQQLAELNS comes from the coding sequence ATGCTTACAGTTACGAATATAGGATTACGCTATGGCGATCGAAAATTATTTGAAGATGTTAACATAAAATTCACTCCGGGGAACTGTTACGGGCTGATTGGAGCCAACGGTGCTGGAAAATCGACTTTCTTAAAGATTTTATCCGGAGAAGTGGAAGCACAAACAGGCGATGTTCATATGAATCCAGGCGAACGTATGGCCATCTTGAAACAGAACCACTTTGAATACGAGGAGCACGAAGTACTTAAAGTTGTAATCATGGGACATAGTCGTCTTTATGAAGTAATGCAGGAAAAAGATGCTATCTATATGAAAGAAGACTTCTCAGATGAAGATGGCATGCGAGCTGCAGAACTTGAAGGGGAATTTGCTGAATTAAATGGTTGGGAAGCAGAATCAGAAGCAGCAATCCTCTTAAAAGGTCTAGGAATTTCTGAAGATCTTCATACAAAGAAGATGGCTGATATCACTGGTGGCGAAAAAGTAAAAGTACTTTTGGCACAAGCCCTCTTTGGTAAGCCTGATGTGCTTTTACTTGATGAGCCTACCAACCACTTGGACTTAAAAGCGATTCAATGGTTGGAAGAGTTCCTTATCAACTTTGAAAATACAGTCATCGTTGTCTCCCATGACCGTCACTTTTTAAACAAAGTTTGTACCCATATTGCTGATTTGGACTATGGAAAAATACAAATCTATGTTGGTAACTATGACTTCTGGTACGAGTCCAGTCAACTTGCAACGAGATTGGCATCTGATGCGAACCGCAAAAAGGAAGAGAAAATTAAAGAACTACAAGCTTTTATTGCCCGTTTCAGTGCGAATGCATCCAAGTCAAAACAGGCTACATCCCGTAAAAAACTTTTAGATAAAATTTCTTTGGATGATATCAAACCATCTTCCCGTCGTTATCCTTATGTGAATTTCACCCCGGAACGTGAAATTGGAAATGACCTTTTACGTGTAGAAGGCTTGACCAAAACAATTGATGGTGTGAAAGTATTGGATAATGTAAGCTTTATCATGAACAAAGATGATAAAATTGCATTGGTTGGCGGTAATGAAATTTCCAATACCACTCTTTTAAAAATCATCTCTGGTGAAATGGAACCAGATAGCGGAACGTACAAATGGGGTATCACTACTTCCCAGGCATACTTCCCTAGAGATAACTCGTCCTATTTTGAAGGTGTCGATATGAATCTTGTCGACTGGTTACGTCAGTATTCACCAAATGACCAAACTGAAAGTTTCCTACGCGGTTTCCTTGGGAGAATGCTTTTCTCCGGTGAAGAAGTTATGAAAAAGGCAAGTGTGCTTTCTGGAGGAGAAAAAGTTCGTTGCATGCTTTCTAAAATGATGCTAAGTGGATCGAATGTTCTATTATTGGACGACCCAACGAACCACTTAGACCTAGAATCCATCACAGCATTGAACAACGGTTTAATCAGTTTCAAAGGCTCTATGATCTTTACTTCCCATGACCATCAGTTTATTGAGACAATTGCAAACCGCATCATCGAAATCACCCCTAAAGGCTTAGTTGACAAGCAGATGACGTATGATGAGTATTTAGAGGATGCAACTGTACAACAACAGCTGGCAGAACTTAATTCTTAA
- a CDS encoding bifunctional adenosylcobinamide kinase/adenosylcobinamide-phosphate guanylyltransferase: MVIFISGGARSGKSHFAERLALFHHKQYPTTRLVYLATSRKSDREMEWRIAMHKAQRGEEWMVEEVPVEVGRSIMQARNGDVVLLDCLTIWLSNMLFDGIPRKREELVAEVEGWGNLARKKGLTLLVVSNDLNEEPSSRYKTVRSYVGILELLHQHLVKQAEVAVQVRAGIPKYWKGTEVSL, encoded by the coding sequence GTGGTGATTTTTATCTCCGGAGGGGCTCGATCAGGGAAGAGCCATTTTGCGGAAAGGTTGGCTCTATTCCATCACAAACAATATCCCACCACTCGTCTCGTATATTTGGCTACCTCCAGAAAGAGTGATAGAGAAATGGAGTGGAGAATAGCGATGCATAAGGCGCAACGTGGTGAAGAGTGGATGGTGGAGGAGGTACCAGTTGAGGTTGGAAGAAGTATAATGCAAGCACGCAATGGCGATGTGGTACTACTGGATTGCCTGACAATCTGGCTTAGTAACATGCTATTTGATGGGATCCCAAGGAAAAGAGAAGAACTAGTTGCAGAGGTTGAAGGGTGGGGGAATCTTGCCAGGAAGAAAGGATTGACTCTGTTGGTTGTTTCCAATGACCTGAACGAAGAACCTTCATCCCGTTATAAAACGGTCCGCTCCTATGTAGGCATATTGGAATTACTTCATCAACATCTTGTTAAACAAGCTGAAGTGGCGGTACAGGTAAGGGCTGGTATCCCAAAGTATTGGAAAGGAACAGAGGTGTCATTGTGA
- a CDS encoding bifunctional adenosylcobinamide kinase/adenosylcobinamide-phosphate guanylyltransferase: MQLIIGGAFSGKRNTVRVLHSRELSWISAYYDHNLNDWKSHWEKDTALVLEGWEQWITDAIQLEQDDDSIRQSFNSSLLELREEEAKRGKEIVLIMLEMGRGIVPVAKQERRLRDIAGWISQDAAKLADEVYYVWHGMNEQLK, from the coding sequence GTGCAACTCATTATCGGTGGTGCCTTCAGCGGTAAAAGAAATACAGTAAGAGTACTTCATAGCAGGGAACTAAGCTGGATTTCTGCTTACTATGATCATAACTTGAACGACTGGAAATCACATTGGGAGAAAGATACAGCTCTTGTTTTAGAAGGCTGGGAACAGTGGATAACGGATGCCATTCAATTGGAACAAGATGATGATTCCATTCGGCAATCATTTAATTCCAGTCTTTTGGAGTTGAGAGAGGAGGAGGCAAAGAGAGGCAAAGAAATAGTTCTAATCATGCTAGAAATGGGACGGGGAATTGTCCCTGTGGCTAAACAGGAAAGGAGATTACGTGATATTGCGGGATGGATCTCGCAAGATGCCGCAAAGCTAGCGGATGAGGTGTACTATGTTTGGCATGGGATGAATGAACAATTGAAGTGA
- a CDS encoding AI-2E family transporter encodes MPQTKWFRIGYGIIVILLIIFLASLVDFIFTPLTVMISTLFAPIILAGVLYYLLRPLVNLAARYIPRALAILSIYLMFIGLITLLLFLIGPTLQQQVNSLVENTPKIVNEIQKFTVELQENEYIARFQQDERFSLEEISGKIADNLNAYLTAFGSNVVNVISAITGFLILLVVIPFVLFYMLKDGEKLPEQVLKIIPRQHEREGRNVLKDMDIALSSYIQGQIIVSVFVGVLIYIGFLIIGLEYSLVLALIAMFTNVIPFIGPFIGTIPSVIVAFFDRPIMALWVLLVVIVVQQVESNLISPQVMGKKLDVHPLTIILLLLVASKFAGLLGLLLAVPTYAVSKVIVLHTIRFIKLRKVKVSEDNLL; translated from the coding sequence ATGCCACAGACGAAGTGGTTCAGGATTGGTTATGGCATTATTGTAATACTATTGATTATTTTCTTGGCATCATTGGTTGACTTTATTTTCACACCATTGACGGTGATGATCAGTACACTGTTTGCTCCGATTATTTTAGCAGGTGTACTCTATTACTTGTTAAGACCTTTGGTTAATCTCGCGGCACGTTATATTCCAAGGGCATTAGCGATATTGAGCATATATCTTATGTTCATCGGGTTGATTACATTATTACTTTTCCTCATTGGCCCGACTTTGCAACAACAGGTGAACAGTCTGGTTGAGAACACACCTAAAATAGTTAACGAGATTCAGAAATTCACTGTAGAGCTTCAAGAAAATGAGTATATAGCGAGATTCCAACAAGATGAAAGGTTTTCTCTCGAAGAAATATCCGGGAAAATTGCTGATAATTTGAATGCCTATTTGACAGCTTTTGGATCGAATGTAGTGAATGTCATCAGTGCGATAACTGGATTCCTGATATTATTGGTGGTCATTCCATTCGTCCTTTTCTATATGCTCAAGGATGGCGAAAAGTTACCTGAACAGGTACTTAAAATCATCCCACGCCAGCACGAACGGGAAGGAAGAAATGTCTTAAAGGATATGGATATTGCACTAAGCTCCTATATCCAGGGTCAGATCATCGTTAGTGTGTTTGTCGGTGTTCTGATTTATATCGGCTTCTTAATCATTGGTTTGGAGTATTCCCTAGTGCTTGCCTTAATCGCGATGTTCACCAATGTTATCCCATTCATTGGCCCCTTTATTGGAACGATACCAAGCGTTATCGTTGCTTTTTTCGACAGACCCATCATGGCTCTTTGGGTGCTGCTTGTCGTCATCGTTGTACAACAAGTGGAGAGCAATCTTATCTCTCCCCAAGTAATGGGCAAAAAATTGGATGTTCATCCATTGACAATCATCCTACTATTATTGGTAGCCAGTAAATTTGCCGGCCTGCTCGGCCTTCTTCTTGCGGTACCTACCTATGCGGTATCTAAAGTTATTGTGTTGCATACCATACGTTTCATTAAATTAAGGAAAGTAAAAGTTTCAGAAGATAATCTGTTATAG
- the cobD gene encoding threonine-phosphate decarboxylase CobD yields the protein MNWPEHGGQPDLMKKLLEAEDLEVLDFSANLNPLGPPEWLQGELEDQWKKLLCYPDPNYTFSTSALAWMERIDDDGILLTNGGAEAIFLAAKYFEGKSAGIVHPAFSEYERACRHYHLQVTDFITSPVDDFRLPMNQLLKAMPDLDVLFLCRPNNPTGMVIPKTEIKMLLEQGLHDHTFLVIDEAFVDFVPSESLTPLLKEYPNLILLRSLTKMFTIPGLRLGYMMASEAVINEMKSFQVPWSVNALASAIAPLLLRDKHFVGHTVRWLDGQTRNLKDFGDKNDFYLSNTSVNFYLLQDNRNPQKTETLFSFLFQHGILARHTYNFKGLEGSHLRLAIRSEEENAKLLAILKKWRESVW from the coding sequence ATGAATTGGCCAGAACATGGCGGTCAGCCAGATTTGATGAAGAAACTTTTGGAAGCAGAAGACCTGGAAGTCTTGGACTTTAGTGCAAATCTTAACCCTTTGGGGCCACCTGAATGGTTGCAGGGTGAATTGGAGGATCAATGGAAAAAGCTGTTGTGTTATCCGGATCCGAACTATACTTTCAGCACTAGTGCATTGGCATGGATGGAAAGGATTGATGATGATGGAATCCTTCTTACCAATGGGGGAGCGGAAGCTATTTTTCTTGCGGCTAAATATTTTGAAGGGAAAAGTGCTGGGATCGTACATCCTGCTTTTTCGGAATATGAACGGGCATGTAGGCATTATCATCTACAGGTGACAGACTTTATCACATCGCCTGTGGATGACTTTCGGCTGCCGATGAATCAGCTGCTTAAAGCAATGCCGGACTTGGATGTGCTCTTCCTATGTCGACCCAACAATCCGACAGGGATGGTCATTCCTAAAACGGAAATTAAAATGTTACTGGAACAGGGGCTACATGATCATACATTCCTGGTTATAGATGAAGCGTTTGTGGATTTTGTCCCATCCGAGTCCTTGACTCCGTTGCTAAAAGAATATCCAAATCTTATTTTACTCCGGTCACTGACAAAAATGTTCACGATCCCCGGCCTTCGGTTAGGTTATATGATGGCGAGTGAGGCAGTCATAAATGAAATGAAGAGCTTTCAGGTGCCTTGGAGTGTAAATGCTTTGGCAAGTGCCATCGCTCCGCTTCTATTAAGGGATAAACATTTTGTGGGGCATACCGTCCGTTGGCTTGATGGACAGACAAGGAATTTGAAAGACTTTGGAGACAAGAATGACTTTTATCTATCCAACACATCGGTCAATTTCTATCTTCTTCAAGATAATAGAAATCCTCAAAAAACGGAAACTCTCTTCTCTTTCTTGTTCCAACATGGCATTTTGGCAAGACATACATATAATTTCAAAGGGTTGGAAGGCAGCCACCTTAGGCTTGCTATACGGTCAGAAGAAGAAAATGCCAAATTGCTTGCCATTTTAAAAAAGTGGAGGGAGAGCGTGTGGTGA
- a CDS encoding cupredoxin domain-containing protein, whose translation MRFFVIKKSFLIAVALCIITGVGGWFVVNKGVVPTIGKPPAEEEMVFNMITSEFKTKLEDGTEIEAYRFDPGTITVPRDKEITLSIFGVNGSEHPYYIEGTDISGIIKKGEETLIDVRFDKAGVYKLICSTHSHHDGHHSPPMVAYIYVY comes from the coding sequence ATGAGATTTTTTGTTATCAAGAAGAGCTTTCTTATAGCGGTTGCACTTTGTATAATCACAGGAGTAGGTGGATGGTTTGTCGTTAATAAAGGCGTAGTTCCTACCATTGGCAAACCGCCGGCAGAAGAAGAAATGGTATTCAATATGATTACTTCTGAATTTAAGACAAAATTGGAAGACGGTACAGAAATTGAGGCTTACCGTTTTGATCCTGGAACGATTACCGTGCCGCGTGACAAAGAAATAACGCTAAGTATATTTGGAGTCAATGGTAGTGAACATCCTTATTACATCGAAGGAACTGATATTAGTGGGATCATAAAAAAGGGGGAGGAAACATTAATTGATGTTCGATTTGATAAAGCGGGTGTCTACAAACTCATCTGTTCCACCCACTCGCACCACGATGGACATCATAGTCCTCCGATGGTTGCCTATATCTACGTTTATTAA
- a CDS encoding DUF3231 family protein encodes MDDISTKTMLARLLEHFLANKQNEEVHTLVQTYYNQEVNFINELTELFQQENMVVPVGYIFSDTLLKSDIQPPIVAWGNPTLSTESPYSEKLMMYLTNLLSSFGLTSNALGTSFSLRSDLPTKMTLIAKDIFDYAKDGGKLMVKNGWMEEPPQSLKSTK; translated from the coding sequence GTGGATGACATATCAACAAAAACGATGCTGGCGAGGCTTTTGGAGCACTTTCTTGCGAACAAACAAAATGAAGAAGTACACACTTTGGTACAAACCTATTACAACCAAGAAGTTAATTTTATAAATGAACTAACGGAATTGTTTCAGCAAGAAAATATGGTGGTGCCTGTTGGTTATATTTTCAGCGATACACTTCTAAAAAGTGATATTCAGCCACCAATAGTTGCTTGGGGAAATCCTACCCTCTCAACGGAATCTCCATACTCAGAGAAGCTCATGATGTATCTGACAAATCTGCTCAGCAGCTTCGGGCTTACAAGTAATGCACTTGGTACATCGTTCAGCCTTCGCTCGGATCTACCGACAAAGATGACGTTGATTGCAAAAGATATATTTGATTATGCCAAAGATGGCGGGAAGTTGATGGTTAAAAACGGTTGGATGGAAGAACCACCACAGTCATTAAAAAGCACAAAATAA
- the adh gene encoding aldehyde dehydrogenase, whose translation MIYANPGEKDSKVSFKSRYDNFIGGEWVAPVKGEYFENVTPVTGNVFCEVARSTSEDIELALDAAHKAKSAWGQTSVAERANILNKIADRMEENLEMLAVAETWENGKPVRETMAADLPLAVDHFRYFAGCIRSQEGSLGEIDNDTIAYHFHEPLGVVGQIIPWNFPLLMATWKLAPALAAGNCVVLKPAEQTPASIMVLTELIADLLPPGVLNIVNGFGVEAGKPLASSDRIAKIAFTGETTTGRLIMQYASQNIIPVTLELGGKSPNIFFEDVMAQDDDFFDKAVEGFVMFALNQGEVCTCPSRALIHESIYDKFMERALERVSQIKQGNPLDTETMIGAQASSEQLEKILSYLEIGKEEGAELLAGGERNMLEGDLASGYYVKPTVFKGNNKMRIFQEEIFGPVVSVTTFKTPEEALEIANNSLYGLGAGVWTRDVNTAYRFGRQIEAGRVWTNCYHAYPANAAFGGYKMSGIGRENHKMMLSHYQQTKNLLVSYSPKKLGFF comes from the coding sequence ATGATTTATGCTAATCCAGGCGAGAAGGATTCAAAGGTCTCTTTTAAAAGTCGTTATGACAACTTTATTGGCGGGGAATGGGTCGCTCCAGTAAAAGGTGAATATTTTGAAAATGTCACTCCTGTAACCGGTAATGTATTTTGCGAGGTGGCCAGGTCCACTTCAGAGGATATTGAATTGGCACTAGATGCTGCACATAAGGCCAAGTCAGCATGGGGACAGACTTCGGTGGCAGAAAGAGCGAATATATTAAATAAAATAGCTGATAGAATGGAAGAGAATTTGGAAATGCTTGCAGTGGCAGAAACGTGGGAGAACGGAAAGCCTGTACGTGAAACAATGGCAGCCGATCTTCCACTTGCCGTCGATCATTTCCGTTATTTTGCTGGGTGCATCAGGTCTCAAGAGGGCTCCCTTGGTGAGATAGATAATGATACGATTGCCTATCACTTCCATGAACCGCTTGGGGTAGTCGGTCAAATTATTCCTTGGAACTTCCCTTTGCTTATGGCTACATGGAAGCTTGCCCCTGCTCTTGCAGCCGGTAATTGTGTCGTTTTGAAACCTGCTGAGCAGACACCAGCTTCCATCATGGTATTGACCGAGTTGATAGCGGACCTCTTGCCTCCAGGTGTGTTAAACATTGTTAACGGATTTGGCGTGGAAGCCGGAAAGCCGCTCGCATCCAGTGATAGAATCGCAAAGATTGCATTTACGGGCGAAACGACAACCGGACGTCTGATCATGCAATATGCTTCTCAAAACATCATCCCAGTAACATTGGAACTTGGTGGGAAATCCCCTAACATATTCTTTGAGGATGTCATGGCCCAAGACGACGATTTCTTTGATAAAGCAGTAGAAGGATTCGTCATGTTTGCCTTGAATCAGGGAGAAGTATGTACATGCCCATCTCGTGCCCTCATTCATGAATCCATCTATGATAAATTCATGGAACGTGCACTCGAGCGGGTTTCACAAATCAAGCAAGGAAATCCACTGGATACCGAAACCATGATAGGTGCCCAAGCATCTTCAGAACAACTTGAAAAAATCCTCTCCTACCTTGAGATCGGGAAAGAGGAAGGTGCAGAGCTGTTGGCAGGTGGAGAACGCAATATGTTGGAGGGCGACCTTGCCAGCGGCTATTATGTGAAGCCGACGGTTTTCAAAGGTAATAACAAAATGCGGATATTCCAGGAAGAAATCTTTGGTCCGGTTGTTTCCGTCACTACGTTTAAAACGCCTGAAGAAGCTTTGGAAATCGCCAACAACTCACTTTACGGCCTTGGTGCTGGAGTTTGGACAAGGGATGTCAACACCGCCTATCGTTTTGGCCGACAAATTGAAGCAGGACGCGTTTGGACTAACTGCTATCATGCCTACCCTGCCAATGCGGCATTTGGTGGATATAAAATGAGTGGAATCGGCAGGGAGAATCATAAAATGATGCTCTCCCACTACCAGCAAACTAAGAATCTCTTAGTAAGCTACAGTCCAAAAAAACTAGGATTCTTTTAA
- a CDS encoding DUF779 domain-containing protein, translating to MEKVLATEAALELIEKLEGKHGPVLFHQSGGCCDGSSPMCYPKADFMIGDSDVLLGEIGGAPFYMNKKQYEYWKHTQLIIDVVPGRGGMFSLEGPEGVRFLTRSKVFPK from the coding sequence ATGGAAAAAGTACTGGCTACCGAAGCTGCCCTTGAATTAATCGAAAAGCTGGAAGGCAAACATGGACCTGTACTATTCCATCAATCTGGGGGTTGCTGCGATGGCAGCTCCCCTATGTGCTACCCAAAAGCAGACTTTATGATTGGAGATTCTGATGTTCTCCTTGGCGAAATAGGCGGTGCTCCCTTCTACATGAATAAAAAGCAGTATGAGTATTGGAAGCATACACAGCTCATCATTGATGTGGTTCCTGGAAGGGGTGGCATGTTCTCTTTGGAAGGTCCAGAAGGTGTTCGTTTCCTGACTAGGTCAAAAGTTTTCCCAAAATGA
- a CDS encoding histidine phosphatase family protein, which produces MRVDRYVDLYLIRHWITDWNREKRYLGHTDKNILLDGINELDLLKKELERLSFDAIYSSDLIRCQETLDYLQLCQSPNLDPRLREMNFGDWEGKKYEELKKDPCYQKWLDNWELNSTPSGESGQLFQQRVDAFVSEMLGRDKPSFETANILVMTHGGVIRYMLSKFKATTSFWESPAVSHGKGHILRLVNREGDWTCNSLSVVPSAVKEIQ; this is translated from the coding sequence ATGCGGGTTGATCGTTATGTGGATCTATATCTCATTCGTCATTGGATAACCGATTGGAACAGGGAGAAACGGTATCTTGGTCACACGGATAAAAATATTCTACTAGATGGAATAAATGAGTTGGATTTACTTAAAAAAGAGCTTGAACGGCTATCATTTGATGCCATCTATTCAAGCGACCTGATAAGATGTCAAGAGACATTGGACTACTTACAGCTATGCCAATCTCCAAACCTTGATCCGAGATTAAGAGAAATGAATTTTGGTGATTGGGAAGGTAAGAAATATGAAGAGTTGAAGAAAGATCCTTGTTACCAGAAATGGCTTGATAATTGGGAGTTGAATAGTACACCATCTGGTGAGAGCGGGCAATTGTTCCAACAAAGAGTGGACGCATTTGTTTCGGAAATGTTGGGTAGAGACAAGCCCTCCTTTGAAACAGCTAACATTCTGGTAATGACTCATGGTGGAGTGATCAGGTATATGCTCAGTAAGTTCAAAGCTACAACCTCTTTTTGGGAATCACCTGCTGTCTCACATGGCAAAGGACATATATTAAGATTGGTAAACAGGGAAGGGGACTGGACGTGCAACTCATTATCGGTGGTGCCTTCAGCGGTAAAAGAAATACAGTAA
- the cobS gene encoding adenosylcobinamide-GDP ribazoletransferase, whose protein sequence is MKNSLYGFCLSLQFLTRIPVPVECPWNKETSKWALRCYPLTGMVLGGILVLIVFFLHGVLPTWMLALLILTIWIWITGGLHLDGWMDVADAIGSNATLEKKWEIMKDPRVGSFGILSLLFLIVWKAVFIYLLLIQSYQYIICFLVILACSRGMAVYLMYLFPTAQQEGLAFEWKKNLTRSDLVVSFLPIAALFLFLPEYLVLLPGYFLFTWWYGHWMMKHFKGSNGDLLGTAIEGGELCGLIVMWIYISFVIG, encoded by the coding sequence GTGAAAAATAGCTTGTATGGTTTCTGCTTATCCCTCCAATTTTTGACAAGGATTCCTGTGCCTGTGGAGTGCCCTTGGAACAAGGAAACTAGTAAATGGGCACTTAGATGTTATCCGCTCACAGGTATGGTATTGGGAGGAATTCTAGTATTAATTGTCTTCTTTCTGCATGGTGTTTTGCCTACTTGGATGCTGGCACTGCTAATTTTGACCATTTGGATTTGGATCACAGGAGGCCTGCACCTGGATGGTTGGATGGACGTGGCAGATGCCATTGGCTCCAATGCAACACTTGAGAAAAAATGGGAGATTATGAAAGACCCACGGGTTGGAAGCTTTGGAATATTAAGTTTATTGTTTTTAATAGTATGGAAAGCAGTTTTTATTTATTTGCTATTGATTCAGTCCTATCAATATATTATTTGTTTCTTGGTCATCCTTGCCTGTTCAAGAGGCATGGCGGTCTATCTAATGTATCTTTTTCCAACTGCTCAGCAGGAGGGGTTAGCCTTTGAATGGAAGAAGAATCTTACAAGAAGTGATTTAGTCGTGTCATTTTTACCCATAGCCGCATTGTTTCTATTTCTTCCGGAGTATCTTGTACTATTGCCTGGCTATTTTTTATTCACATGGTGGTATGGCCATTGGATGATGAAACATTTTAAGGGAAGTAATGGCGATTTGTTGGGAACGGCCATTGAAGGAGGGGAACTATGCGGGTTGATCGTTATGTGGATCTATATCTCATTCGTCATTGGATAA